A region from the Caldicellulosiruptor naganoensis genome encodes:
- a CDS encoding helix-hairpin-helix domain-containing protein: MFSFSKREKIMIAIIGLLIVLNIIQYFKYSVTDRNDSYQLLLDTQTEQVQQQEKESSQIDQNTQEQNYYVVYVCGNVRKPGVYELPSSSRVNDAVEKAGGLLPNSDLNAINLAEKIQDGQKIYIPKIGEIQNQTILSSQTTQNTPNFPGQSGKININTASKEELKTLDRIGDKLAERIIEYRQTHGPFKSIEEIKNVNGIGDKIFEAIKDSITVQ, from the coding sequence ATGTTTTCATTTTCAAAAAGAGAAAAAATAATGATTGCCATAATTGGGCTACTTATTGTGCTAAATATTATACAATACTTTAAATACTCAGTTACTGATAGAAATGATAGTTATCAATTACTGCTTGATACACAAACTGAACAGGTGCAGCAACAAGAAAAGGAAAGTTCACAGATAGACCAAAACACACAGGAACAAAACTACTATGTAGTGTATGTCTGCGGCAATGTAAGAAAGCCAGGAGTTTATGAACTTCCGAGTAGTAGTAGAGTAAATGATGCGGTAGAAAAAGCCGGAGGTTTATTACCAAATAGTGACCTAAATGCTATAAATCTTGCTGAAAAAATACAAGATGGCCAGAAGATATACATTCCCAAAATTGGTGAGATACAGAATCAAACCATTCTGTCTTCTCAGACTACACAAAACACTCCAAATTTCCCTGGCCAGAGTGGTAAAATAAATATAAATACTGCCTCGAAAGAAGAACTAAAAACTCTTGATAGAATAGGTGATAAACTTGCAGAAAGAATAATAGAGTATAGACAAACACACGGTCCGTTTAAAAGTATAGAAGAGATAAAAAACGTAAATGGTATAGGAGATAAGATATTTGAAGCCATTAAAGATTCTATTACAGTTCAATAA
- a CDS encoding D-alanyl-D-alanine carboxypeptidase family protein: MTQKSEKLFFNSLKIALLVFLILLIPVPVYSTQESNSTLPDISAKSAILIDAYTGQLLYQKNPNLRCFPASTTKILTALVALSKEKDLNKTFKVSKTAIMIEPGSSSYYLNEGETISFQDALYAMLLISANDAANVIAENISGSIQEFVKEMNLFAQNIGAKNSHFVNPNGLHNPQHYTTAYDLSLIARQAYKNEILRKIMSTVEYKITTASMHKKPDWQIIYNINKLLRKNSKYYYPYANGMKTGYTAQAKRCLIASAKKDDIDLIAVILASDDAFADVIKLFDYGFNNFKKEELFKQNQIVGKVMVDKTNNKWIEGYIKSPFFILKNQSSNSKKQDVTYHVDFLKDIKPPITKDTVIGKVYIYSSGYLLTSIPVLSYESYIPQSKVTTFVHNVKRGFVKGMKFLFYVLFILSVLMIIFIVAIIIKLRRKKVKLRLRSTKTIDFSSFVNKKLK; the protein is encoded by the coding sequence ATGACACAAAAGTCTGAAAAGCTTTTTTTTAATTCTTTGAAGATCGCTTTATTAGTCTTTTTAATTTTGCTCATCCCGGTGCCAGTTTATTCAACACAAGAAAGTAATAGCACATTACCCGATATAAGTGCCAAGTCGGCAATTCTTATCGACGCATACACTGGACAGTTACTTTATCAAAAAAATCCAAATTTAAGGTGTTTTCCAGCAAGCACAACAAAAATCCTAACAGCTCTTGTTGCACTTTCTAAAGAAAAAGACCTGAACAAAACTTTTAAAGTGTCTAAAACCGCCATAATGATAGAACCTGGCAGTAGCAGTTACTACCTTAACGAAGGTGAGACAATATCTTTTCAGGATGCTCTTTATGCAATGCTCTTAATATCTGCGAATGACGCTGCCAATGTGATTGCTGAAAATATCTCTGGCAGTATACAAGAGTTTGTTAAAGAGATGAACTTATTTGCTCAAAACATAGGTGCAAAAAACTCTCATTTTGTAAATCCAAATGGGCTTCACAACCCACAGCATTACACAACAGCTTATGACCTGAGCTTAATTGCTCGGCAAGCTTATAAAAATGAAATTTTACGAAAGATTATGTCAACTGTTGAATACAAAATTACAACAGCTTCAATGCACAAAAAACCTGATTGGCAAATTATATATAATATCAACAAACTTTTGCGAAAAAATTCAAAGTATTATTATCCATATGCGAATGGTATGAAGACAGGCTATACTGCTCAGGCAAAAAGATGTTTGATTGCCTCTGCAAAAAAAGATGATATAGACCTTATTGCAGTGATTTTAGCTTCTGACGACGCCTTTGCCGATGTAATTAAGCTTTTTGATTACGGTTTTAATAATTTCAAAAAAGAAGAATTGTTTAAACAAAATCAAATTGTTGGAAAGGTAATGGTAGATAAAACTAACAACAAATGGATTGAAGGATACATTAAATCTCCATTCTTTATTCTAAAAAATCAAAGCTCAAATTCAAAAAAACAAGACGTCACTTATCATGTAGACTTTCTCAAAGATATCAAACCACCAATAACCAAAGATACTGTAATTGGAAAAGTATACATTTATAGTAGCGGATATTTGCTAACTTCAATTCCTGTACTCTCATATGAAAGTTACATTCCTCAATCAAAAGTTACAACGTTCGTACATAATGTAAAAAGAGGGTTTGTCAAAGGAATGAAGTTTTTATTTTATGTGCTATTCATTCTTTCGGTACTTATGATTATTTTTATAGTAGCAATTATTATAAAACTGAGAAGAAAAAAAGTAAAGCTAAGGCTAAGGTCAACAAAGACAATAGACTTTTCTTCGTTTGTAAACAAAAAACTAAAATAA
- a CDS encoding YceD family protein: protein MRLDVSKLKSNGDSEEFEFCENWEKIEFRGDNLFFVEPVSFYGVATKKGNVIEVSGNIKTKLKTSCYRCAEDTFVDVDVPFYEEYSNNAEIKDDEVIQFENDVIEFDENVIATIVLYLPMKYLCREDCKGLCPICGTNLNFGSCSCERDEIDPRLSILKTLKNMLDTDEKKEV, encoded by the coding sequence ATGAGATTAGATGTGTCAAAACTTAAATCAAATGGCGATTCAGAAGAATTTGAATTTTGCGAAAATTGGGAAAAGATAGAATTTAGGGGTGATAACTTATTCTTTGTTGAACCAGTTAGTTTTTATGGAGTTGCAACAAAGAAAGGAAATGTGATTGAAGTAAGTGGTAATATCAAAACAAAACTTAAAACAAGTTGTTACAGATGTGCGGAAGATACTTTTGTTGATGTCGATGTTCCATTTTATGAAGAATATTCAAACAATGCTGAGATTAAAGATGATGAGGTAATTCAATTTGAGAACGATGTGATAGAATTTGACGAAAATGTAATTGCAACTATTGTGTTGTATCTTCCGATGAAATACTTATGCAGAGAAGACTGTAAAGGTTTATGTCCTATTTGCGGCACTAATCTCAATTTTGGTTCGTGTTCGTGTGAAAGAGATGAGATTGACCCAAGACTTAGCATTTTAAAAACACTAAAAAATATGCTTGACACAGATGAAAAGAAGGAGGTGTGA
- a CDS encoding IS1634-like element ISCsa8 family transposase, whose protein sequence is MFVKITNAGGYQYVRLVENYRENGKVKQRVLFNFGRLDLLKSDPAFKNIVRKLSDIVEKTTTGNTKAVTIESEEDVSDAVIKNWGYIVFRKLWEELEIDKFLKERATKGRKIKFDVDKVSFLMTIQRLIEPMSKLRTYHQRNKYFGFEEDIDLNQLYRCLDFLDSIKEDLETYLYQKNRDLFKMVVDVVFYDVTTIYFESCRADELKNFGFSKDNKINEVQVVLGLLVDKEGRPIGYELFPGNTIDSKTMVKILRKLKEKFSIDKIVIVADKGLNSRLNLKMIKEAGYDYIVASRLKNASKEILDEVFKQEGYKRLDGKSCLNAEEIYGDEFKYKVLERTNVIKDEECKEFKIEERLIITYSSKRAKKDKEDRERLVSKAKELLENKGSITASEKKGARKYLKKKSKSEEYVLDEEAIKRDEKFDGYYAIQTSKKDMDVEEVLGAYHDLWKIEQSFRVMKSCLEVRPIYHFTESRIKGHFVICFLAFLLQRTLEYILRKKGKGISSEGIMKAIDSMNFIEIEIKGKRYLIKQRTEGGAGDILNVMKIKGPKNFITYEEGLEFIGIRK, encoded by the coding sequence ATGTTTGTCAAAATAACTAATGCTGGCGGTTACCAGTATGTTAGATTAGTCGAAAACTATCGTGAAAATGGCAAGGTAAAACAAAGAGTGTTATTTAATTTTGGTAGACTTGATCTTCTCAAAAGTGATCCTGCTTTTAAAAACATTGTAAGAAAACTATCCGACATTGTTGAAAAAACAACTACTGGAAATACAAAAGCTGTTACTATTGAATCTGAAGAGGATGTATCGGATGCAGTTATAAAAAATTGGGGATACATTGTATTCAGAAAGTTATGGGAAGAACTTGAAATAGATAAGTTTTTAAAAGAGAGAGCAACAAAAGGGAGAAAGATAAAATTTGATGTAGACAAAGTAAGTTTTTTAATGACCATACAGAGATTGATAGAACCTATGAGCAAACTAAGAACTTATCATCAGAGAAATAAATATTTTGGATTTGAAGAGGATATAGATTTAAATCAGTTGTACAGGTGTTTAGATTTTCTTGACAGTATAAAAGAAGATTTAGAGACGTATCTGTATCAGAAAAATAGGGATTTATTTAAGATGGTAGTTGATGTAGTTTTTTATGACGTGACGACAATATACTTTGAGAGTTGTAGAGCCGATGAACTTAAAAATTTTGGTTTTAGCAAAGACAACAAGATAAATGAAGTACAGGTTGTGTTAGGGCTTTTGGTAGACAAAGAAGGCAGGCCGATAGGTTATGAACTTTTTCCTGGCAATACAATAGATAGCAAAACAATGGTAAAGATACTGAGGAAACTGAAAGAAAAATTTAGTATAGATAAGATAGTGATAGTAGCAGACAAAGGGCTCAACAGCAGATTAAATTTAAAGATGATAAAAGAAGCGGGATACGATTATATAGTAGCAAGCAGATTAAAGAATGCAAGTAAAGAAATTTTAGATGAAGTATTTAAGCAAGAAGGATATAAAAGGCTTGATGGAAAAAGTTGTTTGAATGCTGAAGAAATTTATGGAGATGAATTCAAATATAAGGTATTGGAAAGAACAAATGTTATCAAGGATGAAGAGTGTAAAGAGTTTAAAATAGAAGAGAGACTGATAATAACCTATTCAAGCAAGAGAGCTAAGAAAGACAAAGAAGACAGAGAGAGATTGGTATCAAAAGCCAAAGAGCTTTTAGAGAACAAAGGAAGTATAACAGCCTCAGAGAAAAAAGGTGCGAGGAAATATTTGAAGAAGAAATCAAAGTCAGAAGAATATGTATTGGATGAGGAAGCGATAAAACGAGATGAGAAGTTTGACGGTTACTATGCAATACAAACGAGCAAAAAGGATATGGATGTAGAAGAAGTTTTAGGAGCATATCACGATTTATGGAAGATAGAACAGTCTTTCAGAGTAATGAAAAGCTGTTTAGAAGTACGACCGATATATCACTTTACAGAAAGCAGAATAAAAGGACATTTTGTGATATGTTTTTTGGCATTTTTATTACAGAGGACATTGGAATATATTTTGAGGAAAAAAGGTAAAGGAATAAGTAGTGAAGGGATAATGAAAGCAATAGATTCAATGAATTTTATTGAAATAGAGATAAAAGGGAAGAGATATTTGATAAAGCAAAGGACAGAAGGAGGAGCTGGAGATATACTGAATGTGATGAAGATAAAGGGGCCAAAAAATTTCATTACATATGAGGAAGGCTTAGAATTTATTGGTATAAGGAAATGA
- a CDS encoding HD-GYP domain-containing protein — MRRIILKNAKENMILAKDIYSEDGKILVASGQKLTSSIIKRLKDFGVYDIYIVDDNTDIVEIEDVITKEIKEEAFRVVNTAFSLEYINSQEITPEIRLLISKIISQLIEQKEVVLNLCDIRTVGNYTLFHSLNTTVFALLVGIKLNYDYDKLLALGMGTLLHDIGKVKVPKTILSKKGPLQEKEYEMIKMHTIIGYDILNSEYKFEQQVAEIALYHHERLDGSGYPFGKTRDEIPQTAKIVAVADVFDTLVSDREFRKRLKPHIAVEYLLNSCSTHFDSYIVSKFVTFISLFPIGTPVILNTREKGIVVHNNPKFPSRPIVRVLYDSEGRKLPYKKDIDLALNFHYYIVDVLEDIEL, encoded by the coding sequence ATGAGAAGGATTATACTTAAAAACGCCAAAGAGAATATGATACTTGCAAAAGACATTTATAGCGAAGATGGAAAGATTTTGGTTGCTTCTGGTCAAAAACTTACAAGCAGTATAATAAAAAGGCTGAAGGACTTTGGTGTATATGATATCTATATTGTAGATGACAATACAGACATAGTTGAAATAGAAGACGTTATCACCAAGGAGATCAAAGAGGAGGCATTTAGAGTTGTAAACACTGCTTTCAGTTTAGAGTATATTAATTCACAAGAGATTACGCCTGAGATAAGGCTACTTATTAGCAAGATTATTTCACAACTTATTGAGCAAAAAGAAGTTGTACTAAACCTTTGTGATATCAGAACGGTGGGAAACTATACGCTATTTCACTCACTTAACACTACCGTCTTTGCACTTTTGGTTGGAATAAAGCTGAATTATGACTATGACAAGCTGCTGGCACTTGGAATGGGCACATTACTTCATGATATAGGCAAGGTAAAGGTCCCAAAAACCATTTTAAGCAAAAAAGGTCCTCTACAAGAAAAAGAGTATGAAATGATAAAGATGCACACAATTATTGGGTATGATATCTTAAACTCTGAGTACAAATTTGAACAGCAAGTGGCTGAAATTGCCCTTTATCATCACGAAAGACTGGATGGAAGTGGATATCCATTTGGAAAAACAAGAGATGAGATACCCCAGACAGCTAAGATAGTTGCAGTAGCAGATGTGTTTGATACACTTGTAAGTGACAGGGAGTTTAGAAAACGTCTAAAACCCCACATAGCAGTAGAATATCTTTTAAATTCATGTTCAACCCATTTTGACAGCTATATTGTATCCAAGTTTGTTACTTTTATATCACTATTCCCAATAGGGACACCTGTGATATTGAATACAAGAGAAAAGGGAATTGTTGTACATAACAACCCCAAGTTTCCATCTCGCCCTATCGTGAGAGTTCTCTATGACAGTGAAGGTAGAAAACTTCCATACAAAAAGGATATAGATTTGGCATTGAATTTTCACTATTATATAGTTGATGTTTTAGAAGATATAGAACTTTGA
- a CDS encoding 5-formyltetrahydrofolate cyclo-ligase encodes MQKKKIRKIIGVKRKLVDSLQKLHLDILVYLNLKKFLSKLDFTTAFIYMSLPDEVDTSRIIKYLTAKGKKICVPKIVDKEKMIATEYRKDSKLKRNKFGIVEPKETIEVNPSNIDICIIPLLAFDRSLNRIGFGKGYYDRFLREVTSSCLKVGIAYYFQMVPRIFAEKHDVELDVIVTDRLILRKKENKYRGEYNEKDYT; translated from the coding sequence TTGCAAAAGAAAAAGATAAGGAAAATAATTGGTGTAAAGCGAAAACTTGTTGACAGCTTACAGAAGTTACACCTTGATATACTGGTGTATCTTAACCTAAAGAAGTTTCTATCAAAGTTGGATTTTACCACTGCATTTATATATATGAGTTTGCCAGATGAGGTTGATACAAGTAGGATTATAAAATACCTTACGGCAAAAGGTAAAAAGATTTGTGTTCCAAAAATTGTTGACAAAGAAAAAATGATTGCTACAGAATACAGGAAAGATAGTAAATTAAAAAGAAACAAGTTTGGAATTGTGGAACCAAAAGAAACAATAGAGGTAAATCCATCTAATATAGACATTTGTATAATTCCCTTATTGGCTTTTGATAGGAGTTTGAATAGAATAGGGTTTGGTAAAGGCTATTATGATAGGTTTTTAAGAGAAGTAACTTCCTCCTGTTTAAAAGTGGGTATTGCATATTATTTTCAGATGGTACCAAGAATTTTTGCTGAAAAGCATGATGTTGAGCTTGATGTTATTGTGACTGATAGGCTCATTTTAAGAAAAAAAGAAAACAAATATAGGGGAGAATACAATGAGAAGGATTATACTTAA
- the rpmF gene encoding 50S ribosomal protein L32 has product MAQPKRRWSKQRTHKHRANWKIEAPNLVECPQCHEMKLPHRVCPSCGYYKNRKVVNED; this is encoded by the coding sequence TTGGCTCAACCAAAAAGAAGATGGTCAAAGCAAAGAACTCATAAACATAGAGCAAATTGGAAAATTGAAGCTCCGAATCTTGTTGAATGTCCTCAATGCCATGAGATGAAACTTCCACATAGAGTTTGCCCAAGCTGCGGATACTATAAAAATAGAAAAGTAGTAAATGAAGACTAA